The genomic window GTCGCACATTCAGCGCGATCTGAAGCTTGGATACTATGGCAAGCCGCTCACCGACGTAGCAACTGTGGAATTGAATCGTGTTCGCGCTGGCGCGATCGCGTGGCTCGAGCGCTGTCGGACGCTCACCCCAATGGATGACGTCGATCCTGACACAAAGGTGTCCTTCAGGAGCTGGTGGTTCGAGGTGGTGAAGACCTACGAGAAAATGGACGGGCAGGTACGCACATACACCAGCGAATTCGCGGCGGACCTAGGTAATGCCATCAATCACACGATCCGTTGCATGGCGACCGAGGAGGTCGATGCTTCCGAAGACGCCCCTTTCAGCTACGTTACGAATCTCGCGCGGCAGAATCATTGGAAGACCCCGACCGTGGACGACGGGCGGCGGCGCCACTTCAGAACAGCGCTTCATCAGATGCTGGGATATGGCAGCGGCCCGCAAGATGCGACCGAGGAGCATCTGGAGGACATGTTGTTGCTCCAGATACAAGGAGATCTCGCGTTTTTCGATTGGCACTCCAATGTCGGTGGTGTGCTTCATTTTTGGATTGATCGGGATGCTCTTGCTCGACGTGACTTCTCGAAAGCCGTTGCCACATACGAATGCGACTAGTCTGATCTCTGCGCGGCGAACTTGCTTTCGTCCTGTTCTCCGATATGGCTAGCCAACAGCGCCGCAATGGTTCAAAAGCTTCTGGCTCTCTCGTCAGGGTTCACGCCATGAAGCTTCCCACCGTCACTCCCGCCGAGATCCGCCGCGCCCTGCTCCTGCGCGAAGAAATCGCGTTGCTCGATCTCAGATATGAGTCAGCGTTCGCGACCGGTCATCCGCTGTTCGCCGCCAACATGGCTGCCGACCGGATCGCGGTCGAAGCCGAGGTCAGGCTGCCGCGTAAGGACGTGGCGATCGTGCTCTATGATGACGGCGAGGGGCTGGTCGCAACCGGGGCCGAACGGCTGGCCGCGCTCGGCTACACCAACATCCGCGTGCTCGAAGGCGGGCTAAAGGCTTGGCGCGCAGCGGGCTATGAAGTGTTCGAGGACGTCAATTCCTATTCAAAAGCATTTGGCGAGCTGGTCGAGGCGCGCCGCCACACGCCTTCGCTCAGCGCCGACGAGGTGGCGAAACTCATTGCCGAGAAGGCCAACATCGCCATCCTCGATGTCCGCCGCTTCGACGAATATGCCACCATGAACATTCCGGGCTCGGTCAGCGTGCCCGGCGCGGAGCTGGTGCTGCGGGCCGGGCAGGCTGCGCCCGACCCTGAAACCACCATCATCGTCAACTGCGCCGGCCGCACGCGCTCGATCATCGGCACCCAGTCGCTGATCAATGCCGGCGTGCCCAACAAGGTGCGCGCGCTGCGCAACGGCACCATCGGCTGGACGCTGTCGCGCCACACGCTCGATCACGGTGCCGACAGGCGCGGCGCGATCGGGCCGTTCGAAGGCGGCCCAGCCAATGCCCGCGACGTCGCCTATCGCGCCGGCGTTCGTCATATCGGCGCGAGCGAGGCGGCGGCGCTTGTCGTGCAGACCGATCGCACGCTCTATCGCTTCGACGTGCGCGACGCGGAGGAATATGTCGCGGGCCATCTGCCGGGTTTCCGTCATTATCCCGGTGGCCAGCTGGTCCAGGAGACCGACATGGCCGCGCCGGTGCGCGGAGCGCGTATCCTGCTGACCGACGACAAGGCCGTGCGTGCCGACATGACGGCGTCCTGGCTGGCGCAGATGGGCTGGGAGGTCTATGTGCTCGAAGGCGGCTATGACGGTGCGCTCGAAGTTGGTCCGCCGCGCCTGCTGCCCAAGCCCGACCCGGCGCATCGCTACCGCCGGCCCTATGAAGGCACCGACGTCGCGCAAGCCGCGATGCAGGCCTATCTGGATTGGGAATATGGTCTCGTCGAGCAGCTCCGCCGGGATGGAACGCACGGGTTTTATGTGATTTGACTCTGTTGCCGCGCAACAAATCTTCTTCGTCATCCTGGACAAGCGAGCGCTTGGCAACGCGTAGCGTTGTCCGATAGCGAGCGCTGATCCAGGACCCATTACCACCGCCCCGTGTTGTCTGGGGATCTCGTTGCCCCAGATTGCCGGACACCAGGCGCCTGGGATAATGGGTCCTGGCTTTCTCCAGGACAACTTTGAAGCTGAGAGCGGTGCCTCCCTGCTTACCGGCCGCCGCCATCTTCTCCCCGTATCCAATTCCTATTGTGCCGCGCACCGTCCGCGGTCTATGAGCTGCGGCAAAGCTGCTACTTACGGAGACACCATGCCAGCCCCCGGCCAAAGCCCCGAGCGGAATGCGAAGGCGCTGCTGCTCGAAGGCGTCAATGATAGCGCTGTCGACCTGTTCAAAAGCGCGGGCTTTACCAATGTCGAGCGCCTGACCAAGGCGCTGGACGGCGAAGATCTGCGGCGGGCGCTCAAGGGCGTGACGCTGCTCGGCATCCGCTCGCGCACCCAGATCACCGACGAGGTGCTTGGCGCCGCCGACCAGCTCCTCGCGGTCGGCTGCTTCAGCGTCGGAACCAACCAGGTCGATCTCACCGCGGCGCGTAAGCGCGGCATTCCCGTCTTCAACGCACCGTTCTCCAACACGCGCAGCGTTGCCGAGCTCGTGATCGGCGAGATCGTGATGCTGCTGCGGCGGATCTTTCCGCGCTCGGTGTCGGCGCATGGGGGCGGCTGGGACAAGTCGGCGACCGGCAGCCGCGAGGTGCGCGGCCGCACGCTCGGCATCGTCGGCTACGGCAATATCGGCTCGCAGCTTTCGACGCTCGCCGAAGCCATGGGCATGCGTGTGATCTATTTCGACCGCACCGACAAGCTCCGCCACGGCAACACCGAGCCGGTCGAGAAACTGGAAGAGCTGCTGGCGCAGAGCGACATCGTCAGCCTGCACGTGCCGGAGACGCCGGAGACTGCGGGCATGATCGGCGAGAAGGAACTGCGGGCGATGAAATCAGGCTCGTTCCTGATCAACAACAGCCGCGGCACCGTGGTCGATCTCGATGCGCTCGCGCGCGCCTTGCGCGATGGTCATCTCGCCGGCGCGGCCGTCGACGTGTTTCCGGTCGAGCCCTCCTCGAACGCGGACCGGTTCAAGAGTCCGGTGCAGGGCCTCGAGAACGTCATCCTCACGCCGCATATCGGCGGCTCGACCGAGGAGGCGCAGGAGCGCATCGGCGGCGAAGTCGCGCGCAAGCTGATCGACTATTTCATTACGGGATCGACCATGGGCGCGGTGAACTTTCCGGAGGTGCAGCTGCACTTACGCCCCTCCGGCGCGCGCTTCAGCCACGTCCATCGCAACGTGCCCGGCATGCTGCGCCGGCTCAACGAAGTCTTCCTCCAGCGCGACATCAACATCGCCGCGCAATATCTGGAGACCGCCGGCGACCTCGGCTATGTCGTGCTCGATGCCGACCTCGGCGGTCAGGATTCAGCCGCGCTGCTCCAGCAGATCCGCGCCCTCGATGGCACGGTCGGCGCGCGACTGGTGTTCGAACACTAGCGCGTCATTGACGGCCGGCCGGAGGTCGCCTTCAATGCGGCTTCCTGACGGATCGAACGAGAACAGAAATCGGGGGGAACGATGGCGCAAATGCGTGCGAAGCTCTGTGTTTTGCTCGTAGGGACCGCGGCTGCGTTGACTGCGGGCAGCGTGTCGGCGGCGACGCTGGCGGAAGATGCAGATGCCGTCTGCACGGCGCTCGTCGGCGGCACTGACGCCGTGAAGATTGATTCCGCGACCCTGCAGGCGCCGTCGCAGCTCGCGGTCGCCGAGCGCGGGCCGACGCCGTCGGGCCGCATCACGCCGGCCAATCCGCGCTTCTGCAAGGTGCTCGGCCATATCGATCCCACCGATCCCAAGGCGCCGCCGATCAAATTCCAGGTCAATCTTCCCGTCGAATGGAACGGGCGCTCGCTGCAATATGGCGGCGGCGGTTTTAATGGCGTGCTGATCACGGGACTTGCGCTGCCGCCGGCTTATCCGTTCGACAAGCCGTCGCCGCTCGCGCGCGGCTTCGTCACCTATGGCACCGATTCCGGCCACGAGACCAAGCAGGGCGAGCCACCGCAGCTGTTTGCGCTCAACGACGAAGCGTTCGAGAATTTCGCTCATCGCGCCTAGAAGAAGGTGCGCGATGCAGCCGTCGCGCTGATGCAGCGCGCCTACGGCAGGAAGCCGGACAAGATGTATTTCATGGGCTCGTCCGAGGGTGGCCGCGAAGGCCTCACCATGGCCCAGCGCTACCCCGACGATTTCGACGGTATCTTCGCCCGCGTGCCCGTCATCAACTGGGTCGGCTTGCAGCATGCCGGCACCCGCTCTGGTCTCGCGACCATGGGCGAGGGCTGGATCAATCCGGCACAGGTCAAGCTCGTGGGTCACGCGGTGCGCGCGGCCTGCGACAAGGCCGATGGCTCCGACGATGCGCTGGTGCAGGATCCGGTCGCCTGCAAGGCGGCGTTCAAGGTCGAGACGCTGCGCTGCGCGGCGGGCCAGAGCGGCGATCAGTGCCTCACCGAGGCGCAGACCAAGGCCGTGAACACGCTGCACGGCACCTACAAATTCCCGTTCGCGCTCGCCAACGGTCTCGACGACTATCCGGGTTGGGGCATCTCCGGCGAGGACACGCCGGCAATCGGCCCGACCGGCGGCTGGGTGGCCTGGTGGCTCGGCACCGCGCCGCCCGCGCAGCCGCCTGCGCCCAACAACGGCATCGCCTGGATTTACGGTGCCGGCGGCATTCAATATGTGTTCGCGCGCGATCCCAAGCTCGACGTCACCACCTACAAGCTGGAG from Bradyrhizobium zhanjiangense includes these protein-coding regions:
- a CDS encoding rhodanese-like domain-containing protein, translating into MKLPTVTPAEIRRALLLREEIALLDLRYESAFATGHPLFAANMAADRIAVEAEVRLPRKDVAIVLYDDGEGLVATGAERLAALGYTNIRVLEGGLKAWRAAGYEVFEDVNSYSKAFGELVEARRHTPSLSADEVAKLIAEKANIAILDVRRFDEYATMNIPGSVSVPGAELVLRAGQAAPDPETTIIVNCAGRTRSIIGTQSLINAGVPNKVRALRNGTIGWTLSRHTLDHGADRRGAIGPFEGGPANARDVAYRAGVRHIGASEAAALVVQTDRTLYRFDVRDAEEYVAGHLPGFRHYPGGQLVQETDMAAPVRGARILLTDDKAVRADMTASWLAQMGWEVYVLEGGYDGALEVGPPRLLPKPDPAHRYRRPYEGTDVAQAAMQAYLDWEYGLVEQLRRDGTHGFYVI
- the serA gene encoding phosphoglycerate dehydrogenase, which translates into the protein MPAPGQSPERNAKALLLEGVNDSAVDLFKSAGFTNVERLTKALDGEDLRRALKGVTLLGIRSRTQITDEVLGAADQLLAVGCFSVGTNQVDLTAARKRGIPVFNAPFSNTRSVAELVIGEIVMLLRRIFPRSVSAHGGGWDKSATGSREVRGRTLGIVGYGNIGSQLSTLAEAMGMRVIYFDRTDKLRHGNTEPVEKLEELLAQSDIVSLHVPETPETAGMIGEKELRAMKSGSFLINNSRGTVVDLDALARALRDGHLAGAAVDVFPVEPSSNADRFKSPVQGLENVILTPHIGGSTEEAQERIGGEVARKLIDYFITGSTMGAVNFPEVQLHLRPSGARFSHVHRNVPGMLRRLNEVFLQRDINIAAQYLETAGDLGYVVLDADLGGQDSAALLQQIRALDGTVGARLVFEH